A genome region from Streptomyces pratensis includes the following:
- a CDS encoding DNA repair ATPase: MDRDVTLTDADADAYEVLRRRLRDQADELVRRAEGLDARRTEEFGSTGLHLLATEQVRTEHASVARDIAAVGGRLLFGFERGPGAREDAGVGDVLVLRGAGLEETDAGLLSDEAFVREFAGLHRYFRDARLLRLRRVNGRLLAVFRTGETAEDIRVLRWELGPDGAPGPFLDARGDRDHVFPPSHDFRWTPAGRDAHVPGRHPHISVLDTILVDTLGGTLTVRTADGGESPEGMYEEPVDEPLQSLADAAVEYAAVGPLILLRVRPYKEEAWRHLVFNTLLSTVRRLDAIGPSCLRLPEDQGIIFPGGHYLATGTARTFDTAGELVDPVFEGSVRSPNGEDVLYVFRSRDGSRTLLLPYNVIRQEVATPLLGRGHALLDDGTLILLKDGEDGPGRVHPLQRWQTPFVSDTYAAARPAGTGPLARTGNADLVRGISDCLALAHGVRDMTPTTAVYSRLVADCGRAGDRYHWLADPALGALAEPLEELGATARQILAEFETVQELTGQAAAALDEAADGLTALVRRIRGEAPRSAAAWVTGLTGLRRAHGHLATLADMRYADTDRITALREETAQDLESAARRAIAFLAREDAFAGYHEDLARITATVDGLDTVADAVSAGDRLTEITDGLSAVTDVVAGLDMGDATVRTSVLERIAEVLGGANRARATLDARRRELVSQEGQAEFAAEFALLGQAVTGALASADSPDSCDEQLARVLLQMENLESRFAESDDFLVRIAERRTEVYEAFSGRKQTLQDARARRAERLMESAARVLETVSRRLTGLEDLDAVHTYFSSDPMVAKVRRTADELRALGDPVRAEELDGRLKAARQEAGRALRDRGELYADGGSVIRLGRHRFAVSRRPFDLALVPSGDGIAFALTGTDYRARVTDPEFTATRAYWNQLLPSESPEVYRAEHLAARLLDEHGAEALAGADLTALVRDAAAAAYDEGHQRGVHDEDALAVLTVLLRLLAGAGLLRFPPSVRATAQLFWAHEADEELRTSWARQAGSLARARDTFGLAPAITALQDEWAAAMRSGVDVAEYLFEELAGGPDGFVTSAPVRTFLDKFRRAVGTSAYDEDLAALSGDLPARHRLVEGWLRSYAAASGSDADDGDLAEAVAVELCPGLARYDCDAPLTGTVEGLLGDHPRVARGRLPVRLDELLSRTAEFRARAVPGFRAYQRLRNTLVAAERSRLRLDDHRPRAMPAFVRNRLVDEVYLPLIGDSLAKQLGTADGDRRTDSQGLLLLVSPPGYGKTTLVEYVAERLGMVLVKVSGPNLGHEVTSLDPAMAPGASARHEIEKINFALAAGSNTLLYLDDIQHTSPELLQKFIPLCDATRSVEGVHEGRPRTYDLRGKRFGVVMAGNPYTESGSRFRIPDMLANRADVWNLGEVLSGRDEVFAMSFVENALTANPVLAPLAARSRSDLDLLLRIASGTGPTAHADRLEHAYAPAELDRTVSVLRHLLTARDTVLAVNAAYIASAAQTDSTRTEPPFRLQGSYRDMNKIAERIVPVMNEAELAAVIDDHYAGEAQTLTTGAESNLLKLAALRGTLTPAQAERKAAVDSAYVRTQALGGPEGDAASRAVGALGLLADRIAAVEAAIERAAGPRHPVTDARPRHAMITDTPD, translated from the coding sequence ATGGACCGCGACGTCACCCTCACCGACGCCGACGCCGACGCATACGAGGTACTGCGCCGACGGCTCCGGGACCAGGCCGACGAGCTGGTCCGGCGGGCCGAGGGGCTCGACGCGCGGCGGACCGAGGAGTTCGGCTCCACCGGCCTGCACCTGCTGGCCACCGAACAGGTGCGCACGGAACACGCCTCGGTCGCCCGGGATATCGCCGCCGTGGGCGGGCGCCTGCTCTTCGGCTTCGAGCGCGGTCCGGGTGCGCGCGAGGACGCCGGGGTCGGTGACGTACTCGTCCTGCGCGGGGCCGGCCTGGAGGAGACTGACGCGGGCCTGCTGTCCGACGAGGCCTTCGTGCGGGAGTTCGCCGGCCTGCACCGGTACTTCCGGGATGCCCGGCTGCTCCGGCTGCGGCGCGTCAACGGCCGGCTGCTCGCGGTGTTCCGTACCGGCGAGACCGCCGAGGACATCCGGGTCCTGCGCTGGGAACTGGGCCCGGACGGTGCTCCCGGGCCGTTCCTCGACGCGCGTGGCGACCGTGACCACGTCTTCCCGCCCTCGCACGACTTCCGGTGGACCCCCGCCGGGCGGGACGCCCATGTGCCCGGCCGGCACCCGCACATCTCCGTCCTGGACACCATCCTCGTCGACACCCTGGGCGGCACGCTCACCGTCAGGACCGCCGACGGCGGCGAATCCCCCGAGGGGATGTACGAGGAGCCCGTCGACGAGCCGTTGCAGTCCCTGGCGGACGCCGCCGTCGAATACGCCGCCGTCGGTCCGCTGATCCTGCTGCGGGTGCGCCCGTACAAGGAGGAGGCCTGGCGGCACCTGGTCTTCAACACGCTGCTGTCCACCGTGCGGCGCCTCGACGCGATCGGCCCGTCCTGCCTGCGGCTCCCCGAGGACCAGGGGATCATCTTCCCCGGTGGTCACTACCTCGCCACCGGTACCGCGAGGACCTTCGACACCGCCGGTGAACTCGTCGACCCCGTCTTCGAAGGCTCGGTCCGCTCGCCCAACGGCGAGGACGTGCTGTACGTCTTCCGGTCCCGGGACGGGAGCCGCACACTGCTCCTCCCCTACAACGTCATCCGCCAGGAGGTCGCCACCCCTCTGCTCGGCCGGGGCCACGCCCTCCTCGACGACGGCACCCTGATCCTGCTGAAGGACGGCGAGGACGGGCCGGGACGGGTCCACCCGCTGCAGCGCTGGCAGACCCCCTTCGTCTCGGACACCTACGCCGCCGCCCGTCCCGCCGGCACGGGACCGCTCGCCCGGACCGGGAACGCCGACCTGGTGCGCGGGATCTCCGACTGCCTGGCCCTGGCGCACGGGGTACGGGACATGACGCCGACCACCGCCGTGTACAGCAGGCTCGTCGCCGACTGCGGCCGGGCGGGCGACCGCTACCACTGGCTGGCCGACCCCGCACTGGGCGCGCTCGCCGAGCCGCTGGAGGAACTGGGCGCCACCGCCCGTCAGATCCTGGCCGAGTTCGAGACGGTCCAGGAGCTGACCGGGCAGGCCGCCGCCGCGCTCGACGAAGCGGCCGACGGGCTCACCGCCCTGGTCCGCCGCATCCGGGGCGAGGCACCGCGCTCGGCCGCGGCCTGGGTCACCGGCCTGACCGGACTCCGCCGTGCCCATGGACACCTGGCGACCCTCGCCGACATGCGGTACGCCGACACGGACCGCATCACCGCGCTCCGCGAGGAGACCGCACAGGATCTGGAATCGGCCGCCCGGAGGGCGATCGCCTTCCTCGCCCGCGAGGACGCCTTCGCCGGCTACCACGAGGACCTCGCACGGATCACCGCCACGGTGGACGGGCTGGACACCGTCGCCGACGCCGTCTCGGCCGGCGACCGCCTCACGGAGATCACGGACGGCCTCAGCGCGGTCACGGACGTCGTCGCCGGGCTCGACATGGGTGACGCCACCGTCCGCACGTCGGTCCTGGAGCGGATAGCCGAGGTCCTGGGCGGCGCCAACCGCGCCCGCGCGACCCTCGACGCCCGGCGCAGGGAGCTCGTGTCCCAGGAGGGGCAGGCCGAGTTCGCCGCCGAGTTCGCCCTGCTCGGGCAGGCAGTCACGGGGGCGCTCGCCTCCGCGGACTCCCCGGATTCCTGCGACGAACAGCTGGCTCGTGTGCTGCTCCAGATGGAGAACCTGGAGTCCCGCTTCGCGGAGTCCGACGATTTCCTGGTCAGGATCGCCGAGCGCCGTACGGAGGTGTACGAGGCGTTCTCGGGCCGGAAGCAGACGCTGCAGGACGCCCGCGCCCGGCGCGCGGAGCGGCTCATGGAGTCCGCGGCCCGGGTCCTGGAGACGGTCTCCCGGCGGCTGACCGGGCTGGAGGACCTGGACGCCGTCCACACGTACTTCTCCTCCGACCCCATGGTCGCCAAGGTCCGTCGCACCGCCGATGAGCTGCGGGCGCTCGGCGACCCGGTGCGGGCCGAGGAGCTGGACGGCCGGCTGAAGGCGGCCCGGCAGGAGGCCGGGCGCGCCCTGCGCGACCGGGGCGAGCTGTACGCGGACGGCGGCTCGGTGATCCGGCTGGGCCGGCACCGGTTCGCGGTGAGCCGGCGGCCGTTCGACCTGGCCCTGGTCCCGTCCGGCGACGGTATCGCCTTCGCGCTCACGGGCACGGACTACCGGGCGCGGGTCACCGACCCGGAGTTCACGGCGACCCGTGCGTACTGGAACCAGCTGCTTCCCTCGGAGTCACCGGAGGTCTACCGCGCGGAGCACCTGGCCGCCAGGCTCCTCGACGAGCACGGCGCCGAGGCCCTGGCCGGCGCGGATCTCACCGCACTCGTGCGGGACGCGGCAGCGGCGGCGTACGACGAGGGCCATCAGCGGGGCGTCCACGACGAGGACGCCCTCGCCGTCCTGACCGTCCTGCTGCGGCTGCTCGCCGGGGCGGGCCTGCTGCGCTTCCCGCCGTCGGTGCGCGCGACGGCGCAGCTCTTCTGGGCACATGAGGCCGATGAGGAGCTGCGTACGTCCTGGGCGCGCCAGGCCGGCTCGCTGGCGCGCGCCCGCGACACCTTCGGTCTCGCCCCCGCCATCACCGCGCTCCAGGACGAGTGGGCGGCGGCGATGCGGTCGGGGGTGGACGTCGCCGAGTACCTCTTCGAGGAGCTGGCCGGCGGTCCCGACGGGTTCGTCACCAGCGCCCCGGTCCGCACCTTCCTCGACAAGTTCCGTCGCGCCGTGGGCACTTCGGCGTACGACGAGGATCTGGCCGCTCTCTCCGGCGACCTCCCGGCCCGGCACCGGCTGGTGGAGGGCTGGCTCAGGTCGTACGCCGCCGCGAGCGGCTCCGACGCGGACGACGGGGACCTCGCGGAGGCGGTGGCCGTGGAGCTGTGCCCCGGCCTGGCGCGGTACGACTGCGACGCGCCGCTCACCGGGACGGTGGAGGGCCTCCTGGGGGACCACCCGCGCGTGGCCCGGGGGCGGCTGCCGGTCCGGCTGGACGAACTGCTCTCCCGTACAGCGGAGTTCCGCGCCCGCGCCGTGCCGGGTTTCCGCGCGTACCAGCGGCTGCGCAACACCCTGGTCGCGGCCGAACGCTCCCGGCTGCGGCTGGACGACCACAGGCCGCGCGCCATGCCGGCGTTCGTGCGCAACCGGCTGGTGGACGAGGTGTACCTCCCGCTGATCGGCGACAGTCTGGCCAAGCAGCTCGGCACCGCGGACGGGGACCGGCGCACCGACTCGCAGGGTCTGCTGCTGCTCGTCTCACCGCCCGGCTACGGCAAGACGACGCTCGTGGAGTACGTCGCGGAGCGGCTCGGGATGGTGCTCGTCAAGGTGAGCGGTCCGAATCTCGGCCACGAGGTGACGTCCCTCGACCCGGCCATGGCCCCCGGCGCGTCCGCCCGCCATGAGATCGAGAAGATCAACTTCGCGCTGGCGGCGGGCAGCAACACCCTTCTCTACCTGGACGACATCCAGCACACCTCACCGGAGCTGCTCCAGAAGTTCATTCCGCTCTGCGACGCCACCCGCAGTGTCGAGGGTGTGCACGAAGGTCGGCCACGCACGTACGACCTGCGGGGAAAGCGGTTCGGCGTGGTGATGGCGGGCAACCCGTACACCGAGTCCGGCTCCCGCTTCCGGATTCCGGACATGCTCGCCAACCGGGCCGACGTCTGGAATCTCGGCGAGGTCCTCAGCGGGCGGGACGAGGTGTTCGCGATGAGCTTCGTCGAGAACGCCCTGACGGCCAACCCGGTGCTGGCCCCGCTGGCCGCCCGTTCGCGGAGCGATCTCGACCTGCTCCTGCGCATCGCGTCGGGTACCGGCCCCACGGCGCACGCCGACCGGCTGGAGCACGCGTACGCGCCCGCCGAACTGGACCGGACCGTCTCCGTCCTGCGCCATCTGCTCACCGCCCGGGACACCGTCCTGGCGGTGAACGCGGCGTACATCGCGTCGGCGGCGCAGACGGACTCGACGCGCACCGAGCCGCCGTTCCGTCTGCAGGGCTCGTACCGCGACATGAACAAGATCGCGGAGCGGATCGTGCCCGTGATGAACGAGGCCGAGCTCGCCGCCGTCATCGACGACCACTACGCGGGAGAGGCCCAGACCCTGACCACGGGCGCCGAGTCGAACCTGCTGAAGCTGGCCGCTCTCCGGGGCACGCTCACCCCGGCGCAGGCGGAGCGCAAGGCGGCGGTCGACTCCGCCTACGTACGCACGCAGGCCCTCGGCGGCCCGGAGGGCGACGCGGCCTCCCGCGCGGTCGGGGCGCTCGGGCTGCTGGCGGACCGGATCGCGGCGGTCGAGGCCGCCATCGAGCGCGCGGCGGGGCCCCGCCACCCGGTCACGGACGCACGTCCCCGTCACGCGATGATCACCGACACGCCCGACTGA
- the trpS gene encoding tryptophan--tRNA ligase, with protein sequence MTLTTDGLSVSPAVRRSAELEQQLALDPGRFRVLTGDRPTGALHLGHYFGTLHNRVRLQDLGVDVFVLIADYQVLTDRDVAERLTEHVEGLLLDYLAIGIDPARTTVFNHSAVPALNQLLLPFLSLVSVAELGRNPTVKDEIAHSRQSAVSGLMYTYPVHQAADILFCKGNLVPVGQDQLPHLEITRTVARRFNERYGDVFPEPDALLSAAPMLLGTDATKMSKSRNNSVALRADADETARLIKGATTDADRHITYDPVQRPGVSSLVLLAALCMDRDPHEVAEEIGNSGAAGLKRTVTEAVNAALAPIRARRAEYEQDMGHVRGVLRDGNERANAVAEATLREVREAMGMFR encoded by the coding sequence GTGACCCTGACCACCGACGGCCTGTCCGTCAGCCCCGCCGTCCGCCGCAGCGCCGAGCTGGAGCAGCAGCTCGCCCTGGACCCCGGCCGTTTCCGTGTCCTCACCGGCGACAGACCCACCGGTGCCCTGCACCTCGGCCACTACTTCGGCACCCTCCACAACCGGGTCCGCCTCCAGGACCTCGGCGTGGACGTCTTCGTGCTCATCGCCGACTACCAGGTCCTCACCGACCGGGACGTCGCCGAGCGGCTCACCGAGCACGTGGAGGGCCTGCTCCTGGACTATCTCGCCATCGGTATCGACCCCGCCCGTACGACGGTCTTCAACCACAGCGCGGTACCCGCCCTCAACCAGCTGCTGCTGCCGTTCCTGTCCCTCGTCTCCGTCGCGGAGCTCGGCCGGAACCCCACCGTCAAGGACGAGATCGCGCACTCCAGGCAGTCCGCCGTCAGCGGTCTCATGTACACCTACCCGGTGCACCAGGCCGCCGACATCCTCTTCTGCAAGGGGAACCTCGTGCCCGTCGGCCAGGACCAGCTGCCGCACCTGGAGATCACCCGCACCGTCGCCCGGCGCTTCAACGAGCGGTACGGAGACGTGTTCCCCGAACCCGACGCGCTGCTCTCCGCCGCTCCCATGCTGCTCGGCACCGACGCCACGAAGATGAGCAAGAGCCGCAACAACTCCGTCGCCCTGAGGGCCGACGCCGATGAGACCGCCCGGCTGATCAAGGGCGCCACCACCGACGCCGACCGGCACATCACCTACGACCCGGTCCAGCGGCCCGGGGTGTCGAGCCTGGTTCTGCTGGCCGCGCTCTGCATGGACCGCGACCCGCACGAGGTCGCCGAGGAGATCGGGAACAGCGGTGCGGCCGGGCTCAAGCGGACCGTGACCGAGGCCGTCAACGCGGCGCTGGCCCCGATCCGCGCCCGGCGCGCGGAGTACGAGCAGGACATGGGCCACGTACGGGGCGTACTGCGTGACGGGAACGAGCGGGCCAACGCCGTGGCCGAGGCGACGCTGCGGGAGGTCCGGGAAGCGATGGGGATGTTCCGGTAG
- a CDS encoding NAD-binding protein: protein MLGAVSTLPHQPQRPTTSGHMVVCGDDTLARRLAVELRYVYGERVTLLVPPGREAARPELPLTQRARAVTLFGRMSAAMSRNGAAGGAGDNDTNAGVESVRIMEAHEPSDDVLEEAGVDRAAALALVYDDDELNIRAALTARRLNPRLRLVIRLYNRKLGQHLETLLDQAAAVSMPGLDPTALDASTTVLSDADTAAPALAATALTGSSKVIQAEGLLLRAVERTPPRPGELADPGLCTLALLSSTSQDPAGAEGSDSSGAEGPQLLPDLATVNAATGRGTIVLEAISQAGPDRAPTRMGGRGAPLGQVFSRRLRWSALGVAAAVVALAVASVITTGESPLHATYLTLLDLLAMGDPAVEGTDSASRQVIQLLSGMAGLLLLPLLVAAVLEAFGSLRTASSLRRPPRGLSGHVVLLGLGKIGTRVLVRLRELDIPVVVVEEDPEARGIPLARSLHVPTVLGDVTQEGVLEAAKIRRARALLALTSVDTTNLEAALYARSVKPDLRVALRLYDDEFATAVYRTLRTAHPGALTRSRSVSHLAAPSFAVAMMGRQILGAVPVERKVMLFAALEVAGHPQLEGRTVDQAFRAGAWRILALDATPPADRIPDLAAVPPYDPQDPTGQAAPDRPSGLVWDLHPGYVLRGEDRVVIAATRRGLAELLRRQRTVARP from the coding sequence ATGCTGGGTGCCGTGTCAACACTTCCTCATCAGCCTCAACGCCCCACGACCAGCGGCCACATGGTGGTCTGCGGCGACGACACCCTCGCCCGCCGGCTCGCCGTGGAACTGCGATACGTGTACGGGGAGCGGGTCACGCTCCTGGTCCCGCCGGGCCGCGAGGCCGCCAGGCCCGAGCTGCCGCTGACCCAAAGGGCCCGTGCGGTGACGCTGTTCGGGCGCATGTCGGCGGCGATGAGCCGCAACGGGGCGGCCGGCGGCGCGGGTGACAACGACACGAACGCCGGGGTCGAGTCCGTCCGCATCATGGAGGCGCACGAGCCCTCCGACGACGTGCTGGAGGAGGCGGGCGTCGACCGGGCCGCCGCGCTCGCGCTCGTCTACGACGACGACGAGCTCAACATACGTGCCGCGCTGACGGCCCGTCGGCTCAATCCGCGCCTGCGCCTCGTCATCCGGCTCTACAACCGCAAGCTCGGCCAGCACCTGGAGACGCTGCTCGACCAGGCGGCGGCCGTCTCCATGCCCGGTCTCGACCCGACGGCCCTGGACGCCTCCACCACCGTCCTGTCCGACGCCGACACGGCCGCCCCCGCCCTGGCGGCCACCGCGCTGACCGGCAGCAGCAAGGTCATCCAGGCCGAGGGCCTGCTCCTGCGCGCCGTCGAACGCACCCCGCCCCGGCCGGGCGAACTCGCCGACCCGGGGCTCTGCACCCTGGCCCTGCTCTCCTCCACCAGCCAGGACCCGGCGGGCGCCGAGGGCTCCGACAGCAGTGGTGCGGAGGGACCCCAGCTCCTGCCCGACCTGGCGACGGTGAACGCGGCAACGGGCCGGGGCACGATCGTCCTGGAAGCCATCAGCCAGGCGGGGCCCGACCGGGCACCCACCCGCATGGGCGGCAGGGGCGCACCGCTGGGCCAGGTCTTCTCGCGGCGGCTGCGCTGGTCGGCGCTGGGGGTCGCGGCAGCCGTCGTGGCCCTGGCCGTGGCCTCGGTGATCACCACGGGCGAAAGCCCGCTGCACGCCACCTATCTGACCCTGCTCGACCTGCTGGCGATGGGTGACCCCGCGGTCGAGGGCACCGACTCGGCGTCCCGCCAGGTCATCCAGCTGCTCTCCGGCATGGCAGGACTCCTGCTGCTGCCCCTGCTGGTCGCCGCCGTCCTGGAGGCGTTCGGCTCGCTGCGCACCGCGTCCTCGCTGCGCCGGCCCCCGCGCGGCCTGTCCGGCCATGTGGTCCTGCTGGGTCTCGGCAAGATCGGCACGCGGGTCCTGGTGCGCCTCCGGGAGCTGGACATCCCCGTGGTGGTCGTCGAGGAGGACCCGGAGGCGCGGGGCATCCCGCTCGCCCGAAGCCTGCACGTCCCTACGGTCCTGGGCGATGTGACCCAGGAGGGCGTCCTGGAGGCGGCCAAGATTCGCCGGGCCCGCGCGCTGCTGGCCCTGACCAGCGTCGACACGACGAACCTCGAAGCCGCGCTCTACGCCCGCTCGGTGAAGCCGGACCTGCGGGTGGCGTTGCGCCTGTACGACGACGAGTTCGCCACCGCCGTCTACCGCACCCTGCGCACGGCCCATCCGGGGGCCCTGACCCGCTCCCGCTCCGTGTCCCATCTGGCCGCGCCCTCGTTCGCGGTCGCCATGATGGGCCGGCAGATCCTGGGCGCCGTCCCGGTGGAGCGCAAGGTGATGCTCTTCGCGGCCCTGGAGGTGGCGGGGCACCCCCAGCTGGAGGGCAGGACCGTCGACCAGGCATTCCGGGCGGGCGCCTGGCGGATCCTGGCCCTGGACGCCACCCCGCCGGCCGACCGGATCCCCGACCTGGCCGCCGTGCCGCCGTACGACCCGCAGGACCCCACGGGTCAGGCGGCCCCGGACCGGCCTTCCGGCCTGGTCTGGGATCTGCACCCGGGCTATGTGCTGCGGGGTGAGGACCGGGTGGTGATCGCCGCGACCCGGCGCGGTCTGGCCGAGCTGCTGCGCAGGCAGCGGACGGTGGCCCGCCCCTGA